The proteins below come from a single Miscanthus floridulus cultivar M001 chromosome 1, ASM1932011v1, whole genome shotgun sequence genomic window:
- the LOC136505454 gene encoding 2-carboxy-1,4-naphthoquinone phytyltransferase, chloroplastic-like, giving the protein MPLAGIALAPLLVSPLAPSPRRSSVATAAARRPRVVQRARCSATAASGESGELSRATLLWRAAKLPIYSVALVPLTVGSASAYHHAGLFFTKRYFVLLTAAILVITWLNLSNDVYDSDTGADKNKKESVVSITGSRAMTQNAANISLFLGFAGLFWAFAEAKDIRFILLVMCAIFCGYVYQCPPFRLSYQGLGEPLCFAAFGPLATTAFYFSNSSINISSGTALLPLTKTAIASSILVGLTTTMILFCSHFHQIDGDLAVGKMSPLVRIGTKAGSRIVSIGILTLYVLLAAFGICRSLPPACIVLCALTLPMGKLVVDYVLKNHEDNTKIFMAKYYCVRLHALFGMALASGLVLARNGILA; this is encoded by the exons ATGCCGCTCGCTGGCATTGCCCTCGCGCCTCTCCTCGTCTCACCTCTCGCGCCTTCCCCTCGCCGTAGCAGCGTTGCCACTGCCGCCGCGAGAAGGCCAAGAGTTGTCCAGAGAGCTCGGTGCTCGGCTACAGCCGCTTCTGGTGAATCCGGTGAGCTGTCGCGCGCGACGCTACTATGGAGGGCGGCGAAGCTACCCATCTACTCCGTGGCGCTAGTGCCACTCACC GTCGGGAGCGCTTCTGCTTATCATCATGCGGGCTTATTCTTTACCAAGCGCTATTTTGTTCTCCTGACAGCAGCAATCCTCGTGATCACTTGGCTCAATCTCAG CAATGATGTTTATGACTCGGATACTGGGGCTgataagaacaagaaagaatctGTTGTCAGCATTACTGGCAG TCGAGCAATGACACAAAATGCTGCGAACATTTCCCTTTTCCTCGGCTTTGCAGGGCTATTTTGGGCCTTTGCAGAAGCCAAGGATATCAGATTTATTTTATTGGTGATGTGTGCAATCTTCTGTGGTTATGTTTACCAG TGTCCTCCATTCCGATTAAGTTATCAAGGACTAGGTGAGCCGTTGTGTTTTGCTGCATTTGGTCCATTGGCAACCACAGCTTTTTACTTCTCAAACAGCAGCATAAATATTTCGAG CGGAACGGCACTTCTCCCTCTCACCAAAACAGCTATAGCTTCATCTATTCTTGTTGGGCTGACAACTACTATGATACTCTTCTGCAGCCATTTCCATCAG ATTGATGGAGACCTTGCCGTTGGAAAGATGTCTCCACTG GTAAGAATTGGCACTAAAGCAGGATCGCGGATAGTGTCAATTGGGATTCTCACACTTTACGTTCTCTTGGCTGCATTTGGCATATGCAGATCTCTCCCACCAGCTTGCATT GTCCTCTGTGCCCTTACTCTGCCCATGGGCAAGTTGGTTGTGGACTATGTGCTGAAAAATCACGAG GACAACACAAAGATATTCATGGCGAAGTACTACTGCGTGCGCTTGCACGCGCTGTTTGGGATGGCACTAGCTTCTGGTTTGGTCTTGGCCCGTAATGGTATATTAGCCTGA